A region from the Sandaracinus amylolyticus genome encodes:
- a CDS encoding radical SAM protein → MASKIAVLDLRARSDVFLGDRGLSRIAERLERAGHEVARLDATWPADAAQRGAFLESLARDVGGRALDALVVERAWDAETLDVLRGALGGGKLVRLAGGVRAALDDRFDAVVDENGLRALLAGDVVPEPARPPSSAKEIRALRVLAHDEIEPEHAGALPAIRGPAVGCPYLVDAAKQAPFAKLALDREKVQTRGCTFCLDNTGAYAAVNGDETVTRWLAQLRTLRASRPDGRLEVLLVDERPHPHLPQLFRAVAAEGALGAIELLIKSRVDWLLEHEAELAEACTIAETSGSVVHVYLVGFESFDPDTLVLFNKGTSAEDNVRAIALLRDLAARFPRSFEHRRLRAHGFVAFTPWTTPEALLTNARRMREVGFDELRADAARTRLRLYPRTPLHALAEADGLLTPSFDATRGDRAAEQGYDASFAWRFADPRVEAIFAICEALRERWRTLPDADRLELATRFVLRWPGLASVPDVAHLPLVHVLDAWDLDPRTLSSTLGAAAIVDLELERLVAGHKRGLLKEGVAARDVDGLIRAYRATGLVAAVVETHDIDASGSKHLEGRSHAIVAVARTDDDLAEIVALQRARDTRAMGARMGYPTCCVEAFLAQPDRRDNVENERATLRRTGARAIDARVVRTGPVRLLSHHPCSGDCAASIAIAEQALQHLAAIDPRGARWARETLARPSLFLDHARSALLEGAWRGDRFEVRAIDDVPRRSLGVRHDDVVAIELARDRVVLIDARGDRTAIAASSPLLIVPGEPLALAARAVIAPSLPVALSTRPKWLELTPDYRCNQRCLGCGVMNEGGPSLSSRDLVSAMIDGRRQGIEQLWIGGGEPTLRRDLLPLVREARARGYTRVRLQTNAAMLAYPEVARRLADAGVTEIAVSIKGADALTHDRFARTEGAFELLCRGIEHARAVGLEVEGDVLVYRSTTPTIPDVVRVFSARGVARFRLWMMAPDASDPAALAEEPRIADVARAVHDALAHGEVVSLHTPPCALDDGDARARFFAPELGLLVHDATGRRFRLERSEIEGGAFAPRCDGCALRARCNGVRASYLSRHGEAELRPRRG, encoded by the coding sequence GTGGCGTCGAAGATCGCAGTGCTGGATCTGCGTGCGCGATCCGACGTGTTCCTCGGGGATCGCGGGCTCTCGCGCATCGCGGAGCGCCTCGAGCGCGCGGGGCACGAGGTCGCGCGGCTCGACGCGACCTGGCCCGCCGACGCCGCGCAGCGGGGCGCGTTCCTCGAGTCGCTCGCGCGCGACGTCGGAGGGCGCGCGCTCGACGCGCTGGTGGTCGAGCGCGCGTGGGACGCCGAGACGCTCGACGTGCTGCGCGGTGCGCTCGGTGGCGGCAAGCTGGTGCGCCTCGCGGGCGGTGTGCGCGCCGCCCTCGACGATCGGTTCGACGCGGTCGTCGACGAGAACGGCCTGCGCGCGCTGCTCGCGGGCGACGTGGTGCCCGAGCCGGCGCGGCCGCCCTCGAGCGCGAAGGAGATCCGCGCGCTCCGTGTGCTCGCGCACGACGAGATCGAGCCCGAGCACGCCGGGGCGCTCCCCGCGATCCGCGGCCCGGCCGTCGGCTGCCCGTACCTCGTGGACGCGGCGAAGCAGGCCCCGTTCGCGAAGCTCGCGCTCGACCGCGAGAAGGTGCAGACGCGCGGCTGCACGTTCTGCCTCGACAACACCGGCGCCTACGCGGCGGTGAACGGGGACGAAACGGTGACACGCTGGCTCGCGCAGCTGCGCACGCTGCGCGCGTCGCGGCCCGACGGACGCCTCGAGGTGCTGCTCGTCGACGAGCGCCCGCACCCGCACCTGCCGCAGCTGTTCCGCGCGGTCGCCGCCGAGGGCGCGCTCGGCGCGATCGAGCTCTTGATCAAGAGCCGCGTCGACTGGCTGCTCGAGCACGAGGCCGAGCTCGCGGAGGCGTGCACGATCGCCGAGACGAGCGGGAGCGTGGTGCACGTCTATCTCGTCGGGTTCGAGAGCTTCGATCCCGACACGCTCGTGCTCTTCAACAAGGGCACGAGCGCCGAGGACAACGTGCGCGCGATCGCGCTGCTGCGCGATCTCGCGGCGCGCTTCCCGCGCAGCTTCGAGCACCGGCGGCTGCGCGCGCACGGGTTCGTCGCGTTCACGCCGTGGACCACGCCCGAGGCGCTGCTCACCAACGCGCGGAGGATGCGCGAGGTCGGGTTCGACGAGCTGCGCGCCGACGCGGCGCGCACGCGCCTGCGGCTCTATCCGCGCACGCCGCTGCACGCGCTCGCCGAGGCCGATGGGCTGCTCACGCCCTCGTTCGACGCGACGCGTGGTGATCGCGCGGCCGAGCAGGGCTACGACGCGAGCTTCGCGTGGCGCTTCGCCGATCCGCGCGTCGAGGCGATCTTCGCGATCTGCGAGGCGCTGCGCGAGCGATGGCGCACGCTGCCCGACGCCGATCGGCTCGAGCTCGCGACGCGCTTCGTGCTGCGGTGGCCGGGCCTCGCGAGCGTGCCCGACGTCGCGCACCTGCCCCTCGTCCACGTGCTCGACGCGTGGGACCTCGATCCGCGCACGCTCTCGTCGACGCTCGGTGCGGCGGCGATCGTCGATCTCGAGCTCGAGCGGCTCGTCGCGGGCCACAAGCGCGGGCTCCTGAAAGAAGGTGTCGCGGCGCGCGACGTGGACGGCCTGATCCGCGCGTATCGCGCGACGGGCCTCGTGGCCGCGGTGGTCGAGACCCACGACATCGACGCGAGCGGGAGCAAGCACCTCGAAGGTCGCTCGCACGCGATCGTCGCGGTCGCGCGCACCGATGACGATCTCGCGGAGATCGTCGCGCTGCAGCGCGCCCGCGACACCCGCGCGATGGGCGCGCGGATGGGCTATCCGACGTGCTGCGTCGAGGCGTTCCTCGCGCAGCCGGACCGCCGCGACAACGTCGAGAACGAGCGCGCGACGCTGCGTCGCACCGGAGCGCGCGCGATCGACGCGCGCGTCGTGCGCACCGGGCCGGTGCGACTGCTCTCGCACCACCCGTGCAGCGGCGACTGCGCGGCGTCGATCGCGATCGCGGAGCAAGCGCTCCAGCATCTCGCGGCGATCGATCCGCGCGGTGCGAGGTGGGCTCGCGAGACCCTCGCACGTCCGTCGCTCTTCCTCGATCACGCGCGCTCCGCGCTGCTCGAGGGTGCGTGGCGCGGCGATCGCTTCGAGGTGCGCGCGATCGACGACGTGCCGCGACGCTCGCTCGGCGTGCGTCACGACGACGTCGTCGCGATCGAGCTCGCGCGTGATCGCGTGGTGCTCATCGACGCGCGCGGTGATCGCACGGCGATCGCGGCGTCGTCGCCGCTGCTGATAGTGCCCGGCGAGCCGCTCGCGCTCGCGGCGCGCGCGGTGATCGCGCCGTCGCTCCCGGTCGCGCTGTCGACGCGCCCGAAGTGGCTCGAGCTCACGCCCGACTACCGCTGCAACCAGCGCTGTCTCGGGTGCGGCGTGATGAACGAAGGCGGCCCCTCGCTCTCCTCGCGCGATCTCGTGAGCGCGATGATCGACGGACGCCGACAGGGCATCGAGCAGCTGTGGATCGGCGGGGGCGAGCCCACGCTGCGACGTGACCTGCTGCCGCTGGTGCGCGAGGCGCGCGCGCGGGGCTACACGCGGGTGCGTCTCCAGACGAACGCCGCGATGCTCGCGTATCCCGAGGTCGCGCGCCGTCTCGCGGACGCGGGCGTCACCGAGATCGCGGTCTCGATCAAGGGCGCCGACGCGCTCACCCACGACCGCTTCGCGCGCACCGAGGGCGCGTTCGAGCTGCTGTGTCGCGGCATCGAGCACGCGCGCGCCGTCGGGCTCGAGGTCGAGGGCGACGTGCTGGTCTATCGCTCGACCACCCCGACGATCCCCGACGTCGTGCGCGTCTTCTCGGCGCGCGGCGTGGCGCGCTTCCGCCTCTGGATGATGGCGCCCGACGCGTCCGATCCCGCCGCGCTCGCAGAGGAGCCGCGCATCGCCGACGTCGCGCGCGCGGTCCACGACGCGCTGGCACACGGCGAGGTCGTCTCGCTGCACACGCCGCCGTGTGCGCTCGACGACGGCGACGCGCGCGCGCGCTTCTTCGCGCCCGAGCTCGGCCTGCTGGTCCACGACGCGACGGGCCGACGCTTCCGCCTCGAGCGCTCGGAGATCGAGGGCGGCGCGTTCGCGCCGCGTTGCGACGGATGCGCGCTCCGCGCGCGCTGCAACGGCGTGCGCGCGTCGTACCTGTCACGACACGGCGAGGCGGAGCTGCGACCGAGGCGCGGGTAA
- a CDS encoding radical SAM protein produces the protein MLDAPVVDAFALPGSTLSWRADGRAHLGASVDEVLAAVRAKGTFDTVVVAYTPFHRPPHRCDVLGALLAGLDCERIVLADCFQSGQHYVEVPGESVLASYPEVAAYVKYEAELTVPRVVEERGRGVFRGESPRLDELPLPAWDRIDLASYFRFHQRVVANLGRAAWAFPIDGRTIPVVTSRGCPFSCAHCSSNPERLPGEPKKQRRPSPERLGETLRALKETTGATRLFVLDELVNVNERHFDAFLASMRELDLRFELPNGMRADYLERRHLELMKGRVTTVSVSAESGSPRVVSDVVGKQLDLRDIARVAEDAHAVGVELLIHYMIGLPGETREEINETLAFAMDLWDRFRAFPAVQFATPLPGTKLAHEVERRGRALPIVEDWGPVFQHGPRSEEERAGDVSLAVLREFKETLDRRLRASSGPEKLIVNLTYACNNRCTFCAVGTRTQLHGHTESQHEHLREYRARGVTMVDFDGGEPTLHPDLITTVRYARSIGYERVNVTTNGRMAFYEGFAKKLVRSGLTSLLFSVHGPDAQSHAQQVGVAEAFEQTTGGIRNCVAHAPPGVELGMNVTLTKSNTDKLEQLAQLAWDLGLRWINIQFLTPFGRATRMIAPDTQYAADVTRGVIERWRDRMKVQVINLPFCFLPGLEAHLEGDLLKLARHMIFVNNEDVNLAQYLAERRVRKPVCEGCTRAVFCGGFYELDKVPEPPWLVSVDDLVKKKPASIDAAE, from the coding sequence GTGCTCGACGCGCCGGTCGTCGATGCGTTCGCGCTGCCGGGGAGCACGCTCTCGTGGCGCGCCGACGGCCGCGCGCATCTCGGCGCGAGTGTGGACGAAGTGCTCGCCGCGGTGCGCGCGAAGGGCACGTTCGACACCGTCGTCGTCGCGTACACCCCGTTCCATCGGCCTCCGCATCGCTGCGACGTGCTCGGCGCGCTGCTCGCGGGGCTCGACTGCGAGCGCATCGTGCTCGCGGACTGCTTCCAGTCGGGCCAGCACTACGTCGAGGTGCCGGGCGAGTCGGTGCTCGCGTCGTACCCCGAGGTCGCGGCCTACGTGAAGTACGAGGCCGAGCTCACGGTGCCGCGAGTCGTCGAGGAGCGCGGCCGCGGCGTGTTCCGCGGGGAGTCGCCGCGCCTCGACGAGCTCCCGCTGCCGGCGTGGGATCGCATCGATCTCGCGAGCTACTTCCGCTTCCACCAGCGTGTCGTCGCGAACCTCGGCCGTGCGGCGTGGGCCTTTCCGATCGACGGGCGCACGATCCCCGTTGTCACGTCGCGCGGCTGTCCGTTCTCGTGCGCGCACTGCAGCTCGAACCCCGAGCGCCTGCCCGGCGAGCCCAAGAAGCAGCGCCGTCCTTCGCCCGAGCGCCTCGGCGAGACGCTGCGCGCACTGAAGGAAACGACCGGTGCGACGCGGCTCTTCGTGCTCGACGAGCTGGTCAACGTGAACGAGCGCCACTTCGACGCGTTCCTCGCGTCGATGCGCGAGCTCGATCTGCGCTTCGAGCTGCCCAACGGGATGCGCGCCGACTACCTCGAGCGGCGTCACCTCGAGCTCATGAAGGGACGCGTCACGACGGTGAGCGTCAGCGCGGAGAGCGGCTCGCCGCGCGTGGTCTCCGACGTCGTCGGCAAGCAGCTCGATCTGCGCGACATCGCGCGCGTCGCCGAGGACGCGCACGCCGTCGGGGTCGAGCTGCTGATCCACTACATGATCGGCCTGCCCGGCGAGACGCGCGAGGAGATCAACGAGACGCTCGCCTTCGCGATGGACCTCTGGGATCGCTTCCGCGCGTTCCCCGCGGTGCAGTTCGCGACACCGCTCCCGGGCACGAAGCTCGCGCACGAGGTCGAGCGACGCGGTCGCGCGCTGCCGATCGTCGAGGACTGGGGCCCGGTGTTCCAGCACGGCCCGCGGAGCGAAGAAGAGCGCGCCGGCGACGTGTCGCTCGCGGTGCTGCGCGAGTTCAAGGAGACCCTCGATCGACGTCTCCGCGCGTCGAGCGGCCCCGAGAAGCTGATCGTCAACCTCACCTATGCCTGCAACAACCGCTGCACGTTCTGCGCGGTGGGCACGCGCACCCAGCTCCACGGCCACACCGAGAGCCAGCACGAGCACCTGCGCGAGTACCGCGCGCGCGGCGTGACGATGGTCGACTTCGACGGCGGCGAGCCCACGCTCCACCCCGATCTGATCACGACGGTCCGCTACGCGCGATCGATCGGCTACGAGCGCGTCAACGTCACGACCAACGGCCGCATGGCGTTCTACGAGGGCTTCGCGAAGAAGCTCGTGCGCTCGGGGCTCACCTCGCTGCTCTTCAGCGTGCACGGGCCCGACGCCCAGTCGCACGCGCAGCAGGTCGGCGTCGCCGAGGCGTTCGAGCAGACGACCGGTGGGATCCGCAACTGCGTCGCGCACGCGCCGCCCGGCGTCGAGCTCGGGATGAACGTCACGCTCACGAAGTCGAACACCGACAAGCTCGAGCAGCTCGCGCAGCTCGCGTGGGACCTCGGGCTGCGGTGGATCAACATCCAGTTCCTCACGCCGTTCGGGCGCGCGACGCGGATGATCGCGCCGGACACGCAGTACGCGGCGGACGTGACGCGCGGCGTCATCGAGCGGTGGCGCGATCGCATGAAGGTGCAGGTCATCAACCTGCCGTTCTGCTTCCTGCCCGGGCTCGAGGCGCACCTCGAGGGCGATCTGCTCAAGCTCGCGCGGCACATGATCTTCGTGAACAACGAGGACGTGAACCTCGCGCAGTACCTCGCCGAGCGCCGGGTGCGGAAGCCGGTGTGCGAGGGCTGCACGCGCGCGGTCTTCTGCGGTGGGTTCTACGAGCTCGACAAGGTGCCCGAGCCGCCGTGGCTCGTGAGCGTCGACGATCTCGTGAAGAAGAAGCCCGCGAGCATCGACGCCGCGGAGTGA
- a CDS encoding radical SAM protein, producing the protein MRSEQVQTHLRCNQNCTYCNARRTTDDPAFVRASAVIARVDAVRAAGAREVVLSGGEPALRRDLASLITAARHAGAERVALETNATVIDATRASELREAGLERALVNLAGDGPWLDAVTRDPGGFEATVRGIDALLAAGVRVDVQAAVIRSTAARLPELPAFVRERFGERVRTLLLTVPTSAPDASELLDYDTAGRVVRAVEMRARQAGVALKLAPGSGPPPCVHGRDPRVAHLYSLTPGASVRRDHVHLAACETCVVRDRCAGIPREVLDRTGAPSMTPVTTDRARRRLSLISTVEEQVARELVTPNRYLDPVHGDVDEALVRVVFQCNQACRFCFVSTHLPAAESDAIERAIRDAATSGKKVTLSGGEPTLHPELVRYVRLAKSLSKLPVLLQTNAIRLADPALARALVDAGIDEAFVSLHGATAAVSDLVTQAPGTFEKTVRGVDQLVALGTNVTLNFVICQANLHELPAWVALIADRWPRVFANVSFVAPSTDVVPREHALVPRYADVLPVLADAVALAESRGVEIGGFESMCGVPLCLVPRSLDRYFELSEVPPGFDAGEFVKTDTCARCSLASRCYGIRRGYVELHGASELRPVG; encoded by the coding sequence GTGCGCAGTGAGCAGGTCCAGACACACCTCCGGTGCAACCAGAACTGCACGTACTGCAACGCGCGCCGGACGACCGACGACCCCGCGTTCGTGCGCGCGAGCGCGGTCATCGCGCGCGTCGACGCCGTGAGAGCGGCGGGCGCGCGCGAGGTCGTGCTGAGCGGCGGTGAGCCCGCGCTGCGTCGCGATCTCGCGTCGCTGATCACCGCGGCGCGGCACGCGGGCGCGGAGCGCGTGGCGCTCGAGACCAACGCGACCGTGATCGACGCGACGCGCGCGAGCGAGCTGCGCGAGGCGGGCCTCGAGCGCGCGCTGGTGAACCTCGCGGGCGACGGCCCGTGGCTCGATGCCGTGACACGCGACCCCGGCGGCTTCGAGGCGACGGTGCGCGGCATCGACGCGCTGCTCGCCGCGGGCGTGCGCGTCGACGTGCAGGCCGCGGTGATCCGCAGCACCGCGGCGCGCTTGCCCGAGCTGCCCGCGTTCGTGCGCGAGCGCTTCGGCGAACGCGTGCGGACGCTGCTGCTCACGGTCCCGACCAGCGCGCCCGACGCGAGCGAGCTGCTCGACTACGACACCGCCGGGCGCGTGGTGCGCGCCGTCGAGATGCGCGCGCGACAGGCGGGCGTCGCGCTCAAGCTCGCGCCGGGCAGCGGTCCGCCGCCCTGCGTGCACGGCCGCGATCCGCGCGTCGCGCACCTCTACTCGCTCACGCCCGGCGCGTCGGTGCGGCGCGATCACGTGCACCTCGCCGCGTGCGAGACGTGCGTGGTGCGCGATCGGTGCGCGGGCATCCCGCGCGAGGTGCTCGATCGCACGGGCGCGCCCTCGATGACGCCGGTGACGACCGATCGCGCGCGGCGTCGGCTCTCGCTGATCTCGACGGTCGAGGAGCAGGTCGCGCGCGAGCTCGTCACGCCGAACCGCTACCTCGATCCGGTGCACGGCGACGTCGACGAGGCGCTCGTGCGCGTCGTGTTCCAGTGCAACCAGGCGTGCCGCTTCTGCTTCGTGTCGACGCACCTTCCCGCGGCCGAGAGCGACGCGATCGAGCGCGCGATCCGCGACGCCGCGACCAGCGGGAAGAAGGTCACGCTCTCGGGCGGCGAGCCCACGCTGCACCCCGAGCTCGTGCGCTACGTGCGGCTCGCGAAGTCGCTCTCGAAGCTCCCGGTGTTGCTCCAGACGAACGCGATCCGTCTCGCCGATCCCGCGCTCGCGCGCGCGCTCGTCGACGCTGGGATCGACGAGGCGTTCGTCTCGCTCCACGGCGCGACCGCCGCGGTGTCCGACCTGGTCACGCAGGCGCCCGGCACGTTCGAGAAGACCGTGCGCGGCGTCGATCAGCTCGTCGCGCTCGGCACCAACGTCACGCTCAACTTCGTGATCTGCCAGGCGAACCTGCACGAGCTCCCGGCGTGGGTCGCGCTGATCGCGGATCGCTGGCCGCGCGTGTTCGCGAACGTGTCGTTCGTCGCGCCCTCGACCGACGTCGTGCCGCGCGAGCACGCGCTCGTGCCGCGCTACGCGGACGTGCTGCCCGTGCTCGCCGACGCGGTCGCGCTCGCGGAGTCGCGCGGCGTCGAGATCGGCGGCTTCGAGTCGATGTGCGGCGTCCCGCTCTGTCTCGTGCCGCGCTCGCTCGATCGCTACTTCGAGCTCTCCGAGGTGCCGCCGGGGTTCGACGCGGGCGAGTTCGTGAAGACCGACACGTGCGCGCGGTGCTCCCTCGCGTCGCGCTGCTACGGGATCCGTCGCGGCTACGTCGAGCTGCACGGCGCGAGCGAGCTCCGCCCGGTCGGCTGA
- a CDS encoding radical SAM protein — translation MAPPVFEHWAVVGLAADVAGAVRVTLQHTTRGERVVLRLARDPDDPHARGSTRTRAGALHAEHDTSSAREALAAVIADEARWSAMITRNFPHTLLFDAAVEPRRLEAALERASPEPVRAPMDGDLSALLADRRLVFGETVYAVESVQGSDEATGLLRDAARIVLVDETGARVSVSAAPVWSSPNAFVVVGPVALSLEGLSGSLRLSVARAVGALALVLALAVRSGFAPALVAPHDDVDRPLVIDVRSECHQQCSFCTVKLQRGPSDGGAEEVARWRETMRLARAQGVRSVQLDGIDPMRHSGIFELVRSARELGFERLVIAGPGRVLADRPTRDAVFDEGPASTSVLVAIYGVRAETHDAVTGAPGSFDEARAALDAIVRERGRESVVVGTVATARNVEEIGAIVADALERTDTVWMRMPYPRDDRERHARDGFARSAVRETDVVEHFARAIVAAPPHVQRRALAVLATAISHPCVLRRAAPMVGDALVDDVVAATSPRLHGVSSASARGGTHLHLAEGPAIVPCRHARTCVWAPRCSQAQLAAYVDRFGDDELRPG, via the coding sequence GTGGCGCCGCCGGTGTTCGAGCACTGGGCCGTCGTGGGGCTCGCGGCGGACGTCGCGGGCGCGGTGCGGGTCACGCTCCAGCACACGACGCGTGGCGAGCGGGTCGTGCTGCGGCTCGCGAGGGACCCCGACGATCCACACGCGCGCGGCAGCACGCGGACGCGCGCCGGCGCCCTGCACGCGGAGCACGACACGTCGAGCGCACGCGAGGCGCTCGCGGCGGTGATCGCGGACGAGGCGCGCTGGAGCGCGATGATCACGCGGAACTTCCCGCACACGCTGCTCTTCGACGCGGCGGTGGAACCGCGCCGGCTCGAAGCCGCGTTGGAGCGTGCCTCGCCCGAGCCCGTGCGTGCCCCGATGGACGGCGACTTGTCCGCGCTGCTCGCGGATCGGCGGCTCGTGTTCGGCGAGACGGTGTACGCCGTCGAGTCGGTGCAGGGGAGCGACGAGGCGACGGGTCTCCTGCGCGACGCGGCGCGCATCGTTCTCGTGGACGAGACGGGCGCTCGCGTGTCGGTGTCGGCGGCGCCGGTGTGGTCGAGCCCGAACGCGTTCGTGGTGGTCGGGCCGGTCGCGCTCTCGCTCGAGGGGCTCTCCGGGTCGCTGCGGCTCTCGGTCGCGCGCGCGGTCGGAGCGCTCGCGCTGGTCCTCGCGCTCGCGGTGCGATCGGGCTTCGCGCCGGCGCTCGTCGCTCCGCACGACGACGTCGATCGACCGCTCGTGATCGACGTGCGGTCGGAGTGCCACCAACAGTGCTCGTTCTGCACGGTGAAGCTCCAGCGGGGCCCCTCCGACGGCGGCGCCGAAGAGGTCGCGCGCTGGCGCGAGACGATGCGCCTCGCGCGTGCGCAGGGCGTGCGATCGGTGCAGCTCGACGGGATCGATCCCATGCGCCACTCGGGCATCTTCGAGCTCGTTCGGAGCGCGCGAGAGCTCGGCTTCGAGCGGCTGGTGATCGCGGGGCCCGGTCGTGTGCTCGCCGACCGGCCGACGCGAGACGCGGTGTTCGACGAGGGACCCGCGAGCACGTCGGTGCTCGTGGCGATCTACGGCGTGCGCGCCGAGACCCACGACGCGGTGACCGGCGCGCCGGGCTCGTTCGACGAAGCGCGCGCCGCGCTCGATGCGATCGTGCGCGAGCGCGGGCGCGAGAGTGTCGTCGTCGGCACGGTCGCGACGGCGCGGAACGTCGAGGAGATCGGCGCGATCGTGGCCGACGCGCTGGAGCGGACCGACACCGTGTGGATGCGGATGCCGTACCCGCGTGACGACCGCGAGCGACATGCGCGCGACGGGTTCGCGCGCAGCGCGGTGCGCGAGACGGACGTCGTCGAGCACTTCGCGCGCGCGATCGTCGCGGCACCACCCCACGTGCAGCGCCGGGCGCTCGCCGTGCTCGCGACGGCGATCTCGCACCCGTGCGTGCTCCGGCGCGCAGCGCCGATGGTGGGCGATGCCCTCGTGGACGACGTCGTCGCGGCGACGAGCCCACGGCTCCACGGCGTGTCCTCGGCGAGCGCACGCGGCGGCACGCACCTGCACCTCGCGGAGGGCCCGGCGATCGTGCCGTGCCGCCACGCGCGCACCTGCGTGTGGGCCCCGCGCTGTAGCCAGGCGCAGCTCGCCGCCTACGTCGACCGCTTCGGCGACGACGAGCTGCGCCCCGGGTGA